The Mercurialis annua linkage group LG8, ddMerAnnu1.2, whole genome shotgun sequence genome window below encodes:
- the LOC126661688 gene encoding protein SRG1-like, translating into MAMMLELMDEYHRFYQDYQEGNFDLRLNFHPPCPQPNKVPGLRVLKDGQWVYVEQIDGAIVIMSNGIYKVPEYRAVVNKLKERVFVVTLCYPNSSLTVGPAKQLTQTGNLDVSFIELLQSAS; encoded by the exons atGGCCATGATGCTTGAGCTTATGGATGAGTATCACAGATTTTATCAGGATTATCAAGAAGGCAATTTTGATTTGAGGCTTAATTTTCATCCACCTTGTCCTCAACCTAATAAA gtaccAGGATTACGGGTTCTAAAAGATGGTCAATGGGTTTATGTCGAGCAAATTGATGGCGCCATTGTT ATAATGAGCAATGGAATATACAAAGTTCCAGAGTATAGAGCAGTGGTAAACAAATTGAAAGAAAGGGTTTTTGTAGTTACCTTATGTTATCCTAACTCATCTTTAACCGTTGGTCCTGCCAAACAACTTACACAGACAggaaatctagacgtttcattCATTGAGCTTTTACAATCGGCATCTTGA
- the LOC126659745 gene encoding myb family transcription factor PHL5-like translates to MGLYFPSEGASNNDLHPPTSWLFAMQGCMAFGEADNSLPIKETRSDPVNLDDQNPTAEKICRDLYRTSDFFHPILQKSANELATFNHENRELGYHSFSIEFTKPTSRKPSYSCLGATVACKTRIRWTHDLHKRFVECVNRLGGAEKATPKLILKLMGVEGLTIFHIKSHLQKYRIARYTPESTQGIFLSYLFSFFPYIIFIFFVFFSSMNLTALLQLHNSGFLLCSGFQIVETLKLQLDVQRRIYEQLEIQRNLQLRIEEQGKQLKQMLEQQLNTDNTVILFQENEPK, encoded by the exons ATGGGACTATACTTCCCATCTGAAGGAGCCTCCAACAATGATCTCCATCCACCAACTTCTTGGTTGTTTGCAATGCAAGGATGCATGGCATTTGGAGAAGCGGATAATAGCTTACCTATTAAAGAAACTCGTAGTGATCCGGTTAATCTTGACGATCAAAATCCGACTGCAGAAAAGATATGTCGAGATTTGTATCGAACAAGTGACTTCTTTCATCCAATACTGCAGAAATCAGCGAATGAATTAGCTACGTTTAATCATGAAAACCGAGAG CTTGGTTATCACTCATTCAGTATAGAATTTACAAAACCAACTTCAAGGAAGCCTTCATATTCTTGCTTAGGTGCAACAGTAGCGTGTAAAACACGCATCAGATGGACTCATGATCTTCACAAAAGATTTGTCGAATGCGTGAATCGACTTGGGGGAGCTGAAA AGGCTACTCCAAAGTTGATTCTTAAGTTGATGGGTGTTGAAGGATTAACAATCTTCCATATCAAAAGTCACTTGCAG AAATATCGCATTGCTAGATATACGCCGGAATCAACACAAGGTATATTCCTTTCctacttattttcttttttccctTACATTATATtcattttctttgttttcttttcatCAATGAATCTAACTGCATTGCTTCAATTGCATAATTCCGG ttttttgctCTGCAGCGGCTTTCAGATAGTAGAAACACTCAAACTGCAGCTTGACGTCCAAAGGCGGATCTACGAACAATTGGAG ATACAAAGAAATTTACAGTTGAGAATCGAAGAACAAGGGAAACAGCTGAAGCAGATGTTAGAGCAGCAACTAAATACAGACAACACTGTCATTCTCTTCCAAGAAAATGAGCCTAAATAG